The proteins below come from a single Natranaeroarchaeum aerophilus genomic window:
- a CDS encoding DoxX family protein, which translates to MNDVLNRLKRPLLYVMSTGYIVAGMLHFVVPELYVQIVPPIFPAALLLVYLSGLAEIAVGIGLLIDRTRQYAAWATIALLIAIFPANIYMATHGVVIEGLPGGGDPSSIVRWGRLPLQAVLILWAFWYTRPPAISERK; encoded by the coding sequence ATGAATGATGTTCTGAACCGACTCAAACGCCCGCTACTCTACGTAATGAGTACAGGGTACATAGTCGCAGGAATGCTACATTTTGTCGTGCCGGAGCTGTACGTCCAGATCGTCCCTCCGATATTTCCGGCGGCACTATTACTCGTCTATCTCTCCGGTCTCGCCGAAATCGCCGTCGGGATCGGGCTACTCATTGACCGAACTCGACAGTACGCCGCGTGGGCGACGATTGCATTACTCATTGCCATCTTTCCGGCAAACATCTACATGGCGACGCACGGGGTCGTCATTGAAGGATTGCCGGGCGGGGGAGATCCGTCCAGCATCGTTCGCTGGGGACGACTCCCGCTGCAGGCCGTGTTGATTCTCTGGGCGTTCTGGTATACCCGGCCACCAGCGATATCGGAGAGGAAGTGA
- a CDS encoding DUF7344 domain-containing protein → MGTHGRPASTERRSLTSGSGKRTSEIIRLLAPRRRQRLVAILEKRPATIDRHVVARTLVTEESDTNVPGSAAVQRVEIDLHHNHLPALDEAGVVQYDPERGTVQLRDTSQVKRVLAMVDRQRGYSSGL, encoded by the coding sequence ATGGGAACACACGGCCGACCGGCCTCGACGGAGCGTCGCTCTCTGACATCCGGTTCGGGTAAACGAACGAGCGAGATTATTCGTTTGCTCGCACCAAGGCGACGACAGAGGCTCGTCGCGATACTCGAAAAGCGACCGGCAACGATCGATCGACACGTGGTTGCTCGAACGCTCGTCACCGAGGAGTCCGACACGAACGTGCCAGGTTCCGCAGCTGTACAGCGTGTTGAGATCGACCTGCATCACAACCATCTCCCCGCACTCGACGAGGCGGGCGTCGTTCAGTACGACCCTGAACGGGGAACAGTACAGCTCCGCGATACCAGTCAAGTGAAACGAGTGCTCGCGATGGTCGACCGACAGCGCGGCTACTCTTCGGGGCTGTAG
- a CDS encoding YlbF family regulator has protein sequence MSIDTDVTVPDSDIETLGRELGEAIRNLPEYEAFESAKAAVESDDELQEQIQEFESLRQEFMLARQTGDAGQDDLQELQQAQSELHSQPTMSEYLEAQQRLDARLEAVNEAISAPLDVDFGEQAGGCCQD, from the coding sequence GAGCATTGACACTGACGTAACCGTCCCCGACAGCGACATCGAGACGCTCGGCCGTGAGCTTGGCGAAGCGATCCGTAACCTCCCGGAATACGAGGCGTTCGAGTCCGCGAAGGCGGCCGTCGAATCGGACGACGAACTGCAAGAACAGATTCAGGAGTTCGAATCGCTCCGCCAGGAGTTCATGCTCGCCCGACAGACTGGCGATGCAGGTCAGGACGACCTGCAGGAGCTCCAGCAGGCACAGAGCGAGCTTCACTCACAGCCGACCATGTCCGAGTATCTCGAAGCCCAGCAACGACTCGACGCGCGGCTTGAAGCGGTCAACGAGGCGATCTCGGCACCGCTTGACGTCGACTTCGGCGAGCAGGCTGGCGGCTGCTGTCAGGATTGA
- a CDS encoding MBL fold metallo-hydrolase, with the protein MAIESDWGDWLPNAIADATPERIAVWYLGCNGFAMKASDGTTLFVDPYVGLGDPPRTTRMIPVPFNPEDIEEADAVLATHEHTDHVHGPSQAPILESTGADLYAPDDSLTVARDEEDWQADHDIDDDQFVEVSEGDTLEVGSFTIHVEDAYDADATHPVSYVIEHEGKTVFHGGDTKPSDEFTRIGEEYEIDLGILAFGTVGNVPDKETGEPVRTRWYNDENQAIEAASDLQFDQFLPSHWDMWKGLTADPTVLHHHARGFEYPAALEIAEIGDRVDL; encoded by the coding sequence ATGGCAATCGAAAGTGACTGGGGCGACTGGCTCCCGAACGCGATCGCGGACGCTACTCCCGAACGCATCGCCGTCTGGTATCTCGGCTGCAACGGTTTCGCTATGAAAGCCAGCGATGGGACGACGCTGTTTGTCGATCCATACGTCGGACTTGGTGATCCGCCACGAACCACGCGGATGATTCCGGTCCCGTTCAATCCCGAGGACATCGAGGAGGCCGATGCTGTTCTTGCCACCCACGAGCACACGGACCACGTCCACGGCCCCTCCCAGGCACCGATCCTCGAATCGACGGGTGCGGACCTGTACGCGCCGGACGACAGCCTCACAGTCGCTCGCGACGAGGAGGACTGGCAGGCCGATCACGATATCGATGATGACCAGTTCGTCGAAGTGAGTGAAGGGGATACCCTCGAAGTCGGCAGTTTCACGATTCACGTCGAGGACGCATACGACGCGGACGCCACACATCCGGTCTCGTACGTCATCGAACACGAGGGGAAGACGGTGTTCCACGGCGGCGACACCAAACCCAGCGACGAGTTCACCCGCATCGGCGAGGAGTACGAGATCGACCTCGGCATTCTTGCGTTCGGGACCGTCGGCAACGTCCCCGATAAGGAGACCGGTGAACCCGTCCGGACGCGCTGGTACAACGACGAGAATCAGGCGATCGAGGCCGCGAGCGATCTGCAGTTCGATCAGTTCCTCCCAAGCCACTGGGACATGTGGAAGGGGCTCACTGCCGATCCGACAGTACTGCATCATCACGCACGAGGGTTCGAGTACCCTGCCGCGCTCGAAATCGCCGAGATCGGGGATCGCGTCGACCTGTAA
- a CDS encoding DUF5794 domain-containing protein yields the protein MSTSQHPVALELEQRVGGATKLLATVMFLPLLDGIFPALVLAGALDTTAGILQVGLLVFGGSATVAVILAEMDGTPRSQAKTVLLVGIPLIVVAAIETALAPSIAELVDLVIFERFAALVILAIAAKTASATVGEYMPRPAVIVGLGLFASLDPSGAELVFVSDPELVARGVAAAGVGVGFALLVALFGPVLRSMVDLDRFRFGSAVALGLLPLSLLDLPLGDLAPLAVLVLTAVFALDPNASNTLGDASTTQSDSGAAGQAHLTDGGPEPVWDADEEGDDESASERREPWL from the coding sequence ATGAGTACCTCCCAACATCCGGTCGCACTGGAGCTAGAGCAACGCGTCGGCGGCGCGACCAAGCTCCTTGCGACGGTGATGTTCCTCCCGCTGCTCGACGGGATCTTCCCGGCGCTCGTTCTGGCAGGTGCATTGGATACTACCGCAGGCATCCTGCAGGTCGGGTTGCTGGTCTTTGGCGGCAGTGCAACTGTTGCCGTGATCCTCGCCGAAATGGACGGTACGCCGCGCAGTCAGGCAAAGACCGTCCTTCTCGTCGGGATCCCGTTGATCGTCGTCGCCGCGATTGAGACCGCACTGGCACCCTCGATCGCCGAGCTCGTCGATCTGGTGATCTTCGAACGGTTCGCTGCACTGGTGATCCTCGCGATCGCTGCCAAGACCGCGAGTGCGACCGTCGGCGAGTATATGCCACGCCCAGCAGTTATCGTCGGGCTTGGCCTGTTCGCCAGTCTCGATCCCTCGGGAGCCGAACTCGTATTCGTCTCTGATCCTGAACTGGTCGCTCGCGGTGTCGCCGCGGCTGGCGTCGGCGTTGGCTTCGCGCTTCTGGTTGCGCTGTTCGGGCCGGTGCTCCGGTCGATGGTCGACCTCGACCGGTTCCGCTTCGGCAGCGCTGTCGCGCTCGGTCTGCTCCCGCTCTCGCTGCTTGACCTCCCGCTTGGCGATCTGGCACCGCTGGCCGTGCTCGTCCTGACGGCCGTGTTCGCTCTCGACCCGAACGCCTCGAACACGCTCGGAGACGCATCGACGACCCAATCGGACTCGGGCGCTGCAGGACAGGCACACCTGACCGACGGTGGTCCGGAGCCCGTCTGGGACGCCGACGAGGAGGGCGATGACGAGTCAGCGAGCGAACGACGCGAGCCCTGGCTGTGA
- a CDS encoding redoxin domain-containing protein: MIDIGDHAPEFTLPKAGGEAYNDIEPFDLSTALGAGPIVLAFFPAAFTSGCTAEMCTFRDSMDQFEDLDAAVYGISVDLPPAQNVWIREENLNFPMLSDWNHDVIQDYGVVLHEMYGQFEAAQRSIFVLDETGRVTYRWVADEGKIDFGAVVDEVATAVEETADG; encoded by the coding sequence ATGATCGATATCGGCGATCACGCACCCGAATTCACGCTCCCGAAAGCGGGCGGCGAGGCGTACAACGACATCGAACCGTTCGATCTTTCCACAGCACTCGGTGCGGGACCGATCGTACTCGCGTTCTTCCCGGCGGCGTTCACCAGCGGGTGTACCGCCGAAATGTGTACGTTCAGGGATTCGATGGATCAGTTCGAGGACCTCGACGCCGCCGTGTATGGTATCAGCGTGGACCTGCCACCGGCCCAGAACGTCTGGATCAGAGAAGAGAACCTGAACTTCCCGATGCTTTCGGACTGGAACCACGACGTGATCCAGGACTACGGTGTCGTCCTCCACGAGATGTATGGCCAGTTCGAGGCGGCACAGCGAAGCATCTTCGTCCTCGACGAAACGGGGCGAGTCACGTACCGTTGGGTCGCAGACGAAGGTAAGATCGACTTCGGAGCGGTCGTCGACGAGGTCGCGACCGCAGTGGAGGAGACGGCCGACGGATAG
- the guaB gene encoding IMP dehydrogenase, with translation MANDTNGHFSSKLDVPEALTFDDVLLRPKESTVEPDEADLSTRVSRNVDLNVPILSAAMDTVTTSELAIEMARQGGLGVIHRNMDDDRMVHEITQVKRADELIIRDVVTAEPEQTVRDVDALMETEGVSGAPVVNDDDEVLGIISGTDIRPYLEVGERDEVQEAMTDEVITAPEDVTAREALELMYEHKIERVPVVDEQNRLTGLVTMQGILQRREYNNAARDDEGRLLCGVAVGPFSTERAIKADEAGANVLFIDCAHAHNRNVVEGAKEIKESVDADVVVGNIGTREAAEDLVGFADGLKVGIGPGSICTTRVVSGAGMPQITAVSQVADVASQHDVPVIADGGIRYSGDAIKAIAAGADAVMLGSYFAGTDEAPGRVITMNGKKYKQYRGMGSVGAMKGGDSEENRYLKEEPDEEEYVPEGVEAAKPYKGSLASELHQLTGGMQSGMGYVGAETIPEFKERAEFVRVSSAGQAESHAHDVVITDEAPNYSPEE, from the coding sequence ATGGCGAACGATACGAATGGGCACTTCTCTTCGAAGTTGGATGTTCCAGAGGCGCTGACGTTCGACGACGTATTGCTCCGGCCGAAAGAAAGCACCGTCGAACCTGATGAGGCCGACCTCTCGACGCGCGTCTCGCGCAACGTCGATCTGAACGTGCCGATCCTCTCGGCAGCGATGGATACGGTGACGACGAGCGAACTGGCGATCGAGATGGCCCGACAGGGAGGTCTCGGTGTCATCCACCGGAACATGGACGACGACCGAATGGTCCACGAGATCACGCAAGTGAAGCGAGCTGACGAACTGATCATCCGCGATGTGGTCACCGCAGAACCCGAGCAGACCGTCCGGGACGTCGACGCGCTGATGGAGACCGAAGGGGTCAGCGGCGCGCCAGTCGTCAACGACGACGACGAAGTGCTTGGAATCATCAGTGGAACCGACATTCGCCCGTATCTCGAAGTCGGGGAACGTGACGAAGTCCAGGAGGCGATGACCGACGAGGTCATCACCGCGCCGGAAGACGTCACTGCCCGTGAAGCCCTCGAACTGATGTACGAGCACAAAATCGAACGCGTCCCGGTCGTCGACGAGCAGAACCGCCTGACCGGGCTCGTCACGATGCAGGGCATTCTCCAGCGCCGCGAATACAACAACGCAGCACGCGACGACGAGGGGCGGCTGCTCTGTGGTGTCGCGGTCGGTCCGTTCAGCACGGAGCGAGCGATCAAGGCCGACGAGGCAGGAGCGAACGTCCTCTTTATCGACTGTGCTCACGCGCACAACCGGAACGTCGTCGAGGGGGCAAAAGAGATCAAAGAGAGCGTCGATGCGGACGTCGTCGTGGGGAACATCGGTACTCGTGAAGCCGCCGAGGATCTCGTCGGCTTCGCTGACGGCCTCAAGGTCGGAATCGGTCCCGGTAGTATCTGTACCACCCGCGTCGTGAGCGGTGCGGGAATGCCCCAGATCACTGCCGTTTCACAGGTTGCGGATGTCGCCAGTCAGCACGACGTGCCAGTCATCGCCGACGGTGGCATCCGGTACTCCGGCGACGCGATCAAGGCCATTGCTGCAGGAGCGGACGCCGTCATGCTCGGCTCGTACTTCGCGGGCACCGACGAGGCACCGGGCCGCGTCATCACGATGAACGGCAAAAAGTACAAGCAGTACCGCGGGATGGGTAGCGTCGGCGCGATGAAAGGCGGCGATAGCGAGGAGAACCGCTATCTGAAGGAAGAACCCGATGAGGAAGAGTACGTCCCCGAAGGTGTCGAGGCGGCCAAACCGTACAAGGGAAGCCTCGCCAGCGAGCTCCACCAGCTTACCGGTGGTATGCAAAGTGGGATGGGCTACGTCGGTGCGGAGACGATCCCCGAATTCAAAGAGCGCGCCGAGTTCGTCCGCGTGTCCAGCGCCGGCCAGGCAGAGAGCCACGCACACGACGTCGTCATCACCGACGAAGCACCGAACTACAGCCCCGAAGAGTAG